The Coffea arabica cultivar ET-39 chromosome 4e, Coffea Arabica ET-39 HiFi, whole genome shotgun sequence genome includes a window with the following:
- the LOC140005464 gene encoding uncharacterized protein, which produces MKALVWNCRGVESPLTIPQLREVVRLHSPVLVFLSETKKNKSYLNKVKQWIQFDNVFVVDPVSIAGGLAVIWKKELAVKKILFTSFTIELLIEDNEAKFDWWCIGTYASSDTRIRREQWKVLTRRSVMWRKHWAIMGDPNNILSNRYVGIPWTWSNNWGIESEVKKRLDRILGTRDWAGKVDKARCLHVETEASDHCILVLDTWPNRRRRKKRFIFDRRWLQQEDIGEMIGKAWGEQQQGNSKKQIEMLKKEIKEIKEKTDEGNRTQLLHLKKKLAEAYKREELYWSQKVRVKWLQEEDKNTSYFHAMVNGRRKMNRINPDDFAEILQGIAQTVTAEMNRRLIRPVTNQEISQAIFSMHPNKSPGPDDSPCTITEFRPISLCNVVYKIISKVLTNRFKTVPNSCISESQSAFVPGRQILDNVFVAHECVHFLKNKRIGKEGYMAIKLDISKTYDRAEWEFLAKVMLKMGFCPRWINWIMNCITSVTYVVNINGEKTGFIRSTRGLRQGDSLSPYLFLICAEGFSSLLKQVNEQGKLIGLRIAKGAPRLSHLFFADDSLIFCKASGKETDHLRKF; this is translated from the exons ATGAAGGCTCTGGTGTGGAACTGTCGAGGTGTGGAGAGTCCCTTGACAATTCCCCAACTGAGGGAAGTCGTGAGACTCCACTCTCCAGTTCTAGTGTTTCTATCAGAAACTAAGAAGAATAAGAGCTACCTAAATAAAGTGAAGCAGTGGATACAATTTGACAATGTTTTTGTGGTAGATCCAGTTAGTATAGCAGGGGGGTTGGCTGTAATATGGAAAAAGGAGTTGGCGGTAAAGAAGATTCTGTTTACCAGCTTTACTATAGAGCTGCTGATAGAAGATAATGAAGCAAAGTTTGACTGGTGGTGTATAGGCACTTATGCTAGTTCAGAtacaagaatcagaagagagCAGTGGAAGGTACTTACCAGGCGAAGTGTGATGTGGAGAAAGCACTGGGCCATAATGGGAGATCCTAATAATATTCTGTCTAACA GATATGTGGGAATTCCATGGACATGGAGTAATAATTGGGGAATTGAAAGTGAAGTAAAAAAGAGGTTAGATAGGATTTTAGGTACTAGAGATTGGGCTGGAAAGGTTGATAAGGCAAGGTGCCTCCATGTAGAAACTGAGGCATCTGATCACTGTATTTTGGTGTTGGATACATGGCCTAATAGaaggagaaggaagaaaagattTATATTTGACAGAAGATGGCTACAGCAAGAGGACATAGGAGAGATGATAGGGAAGGCTTGGGGAGAGCAGCAACAAG GAAACTCAAAGAAACAGATAGAAATGCTGAAAAAAGAAATCAAGGAAATCAAAGAGAAGACAGATGAAGGTAATAGGACTCAGTTACTACATCTAAAAAAGAAGCTGGCTGAGGCATATAAGAGGGAAGAATTATATTGGAGCCAAAAGGTTAGGGTGAAGTGGTTACAGGAGGAGGATAAGAACACTAGCTATTTCCATGCTATGGTGAATGGTAGGAGGAAAATGAATAGGATCAAT CCAGATGATTTTGCAGAAATTTTACAAGGAATAGCACAGACTGTCACTGCTGAGATGAACAGGAGACTGATCAGGCCAgtcacaaaccaagaaataagtCAAGCAATCTTCTCGATGCATCCAAACAAGTCTCCCGGGCCAGATG ATTCCCCCTGCACAATCACAGAGTTTAGACCTATTAGTTTGTGTAATGTGGTCTATAAAATCATCTCCAAGGTGCTCACAAATAGATTTAAAACTGTCCCGAATAGCTGCATTAGTGAGTCACAATCTGCTTTTGTTCCTGGAAGGCAAATTTTAGATAATGTCTTTGTAGCTCATGAATGTGTCCATTTCCTAAAAAACAAAAGGATTGGGAAAGAGGGATATATGGCTATCAAACTAGATATATCTAAGACGTATGACAGGGCAGAGTGGGAGTTTCTGGCCAAAGTGATGCTGAAAATGGGGTTCTGTCCCAGATGGATTAATTGGATTATGAACTGTATAACTAGTGTAACCTATGTAGTGAACATTAATGGTGAGAAGACAGGTTTCATTAGATCAACTAGAGGGTTAAGGCAAGGGGATTCTTTATCCCCATATCTGTTTCTGATATGTGCAGAGGGCTTTTCTTCTTTGCTAAAGCAAGTTAATGAACAGGGAAAGCTGATAGGTCTGAGGATTGCTAAAGGAGCCCCTAGGCTTTCTCACTTGTTCTTTGCAGATGACTCACTGATTTTCTGCAAAGCAAGTGGGAAGGAAACTGATCATTTGAGGAAATTCTAG